A segment of the Candidatus Pelagisphaera phototrophica genome:
TTGAAGGTTTGCCAGTGATTGTCGTAGTCGCTTCGGTTCAGAAGCAGTTTGTCCAAACGCTCGCGAGTTTCGTCCACTAGGCGTTCCCAGACCGGATTCCGTTCCTTGGAGGGTCCGAAAGAGAGGAGGGCGAGGGCGGCATAAGCCAATCCGTTCTCTTGCGGAGGATCGCGGAAAACTTGTTGGGTGATGCACCGAGCCGCGAGGTCAATGAGATCCTTGCCGTCTAGTTCTGGTTCGCCAGTAGCCCGGTAGAACTCCCCAATCGCAAGCGCCGCATGTCCGGGCTCGTCGAGGCGAGGCTCTTCACCTTCCACAGGTGTAATCGTGCCATCTTGATTGATGGAATCCAAATTGTGGCTGAGCATGGAGCGAGCCATGTCGAGACACTGTTGTGAGAAACTTTCCATAAAAGACTCAGAATGAAGAGGAGCTACCCGATAGCCTCGGGATGAGAAATAGTCTTTTTTGCCAGCACTTTTAGCTAGTTCAAGCGATAAGTGGGCATTATTCGAGATAATCGCCCATATCTCTTCTGGACATGGCTCAAACGGTGACGGAATCGGTTTTAATAAGAAACACAGAGGGTGAAAATTACCGGCTAATCAAATCGAGCAGGTCCTGATTGCTGTCGGTCTTCGACAAACGCGTGAGCATCGTTTCCGTGGCGTCTTCGGTTTTCTGCTGCACCAAGGCGCGTCGAAAAAAGTGAATACCATCGAGTACGTCTTCCGGAATTAGCAGTTCCTCGCGTCTCGTTCCTGATGAAGCGATGTTCATGGCTGGGTACAGGCGCATTTCCGCGACTTTGCGATCAAGCACCATTTCCATGTTGCCCGTGCCTTTGAATTCCTGGAAAATCATGTCGTCCATGCGGCTGCCGGTTTCAATGAGGGCAGAGGCGACAATGGTCAGGCTTCCTTCCTCCTCGGTGTTCCGGGCGGCGGCGAATATTTGGCGAGGTTTTTCCAAAGCACGGATATCCAGACCGCCAGACATGGTCCGACCCGATTTTTTAGCTGAGTTGTGAGCCCGTGCGAGACGAGTGATTGAATCCATTAGTATAACGACGTCATTGCCGACTTCTACCTGGCGCTTGGCCCTTTCAATGCAAAGGTCAGCGACTCGCAGGTGGCTTGGCAGGTCTTCGTCATTGGATGAGGCCCAAACCTCTCCATCGATATTGCGCCGGAAGTCGGTAACTTCCTCGGGACGTTCGTCGATTAGAAGAATGAATATCTGAATATCGGGATGGTTGGCTTTAATTCCTTGAGCGATGTGAGTGAGAAGCGTTGTCTTTCCGGTCCTTGGCGGGGCGACAATAATCCCACGGGTCCCTTTCCCGAGCGGGCAGAATAGGTCCATGGCTCGCGTGGTCATAAGATCCTTGGTCGTCTCTAGCTTGATCTGCTCTTCCGGAGTGATGGTTGTCAGTTGCATGAAATCCAGTTTCTTGCGTCGCTCATCTACTGTGAGCCCGTCGACGGTGTCGATGTATCTAACCTTTGGATTCTGGAATCGGGGGTCGGCGGTTGCCTGGGCAATGATATAGTTGCCGGTTCTCAGCTTGAAGCGTCGAATCAATTCCTTGGGTATAAAGGGATCGGTCGGGCGCTGACGCCCGTTTTTACTCAGATCGAGAAGTTGTCCGGTCTTCTTTTTAGTGACTTCGAGGACACCTTCAACCTGTACGGTCTGTTCGTTATTGTTTTCGTTTTCGTCTGCCATACGCTTGGCGTTAGGGGGGCGGTTTTTGAGTTTAGAGGAGCTGATGTAATTAAATTCGGATACATGGGCAGTAAGAGACTGCCGTGAAAAAGCTCTGTGTATTCACATATCCTAATTGAGAGATTACTATTGGATCCGAGGCTTGACCCTAGTGGGCTAAGTTGCTGGTATTCGGTTTTTTCATCCCTTAACTTATTTCTAAATCAAGGACAATTAGTGGCAAACAAGATTACTTCAATAGCTCAAGAAGACGAAAAGTTCCCGCCGTCTCAAGAATTTAGGAAACAGGCTGCCATCCAAAGTCTGGCTGAATACAAGAGACTTTACTCGGAGTCCGTGAAGAATCCAGAAAAGTTCTGGAATACTCAAGCAAAAGATTTGCTCCTTTGGCGGAAGCCTTGGAAGCAAATCCTCAAGTGGAAAGAATCTCATGCCAAATGGTTTGTAGGTGGCAAGTTAAATGTTTGCGAGAATTGCGTCGACCGACACTTAGGGACGCCTCGGGAGAACAAGGCGGCCCTTATTTACGAGGGCGAGCCAGGTGATCAGAAGACACTGACTTACAGGCAGTTGCACACTGAAATTTGTAAGTTTTCCAATGCCTTGGAGTCCTTGGGAATCAGGAAGGGGGATCGAGTGGCAATTTACATGCCCATGGTCGCCGAAGCCGTTGTTGCGATGCTGTCCTGTGCTCGTATAGGGGCCGTTCATACAGTCATATTTGGCGGATTTAGTTCTGAATCGATCAAGGATCGAGTGAACGACTGTGCGGCAAAACTGGTGATCACTGCGGATGGGGGGTGGCGTCGCGGCAAGATAATCGATCTTAAGGTGAACGTGAACCAGGCCCTAAAAGGCTGTCCGTCGGTGGAAAGTGTTATCACATTAAAGCGGACTGCTAATCGGGTTCACATGAAGAAAGGACGCGACTTTTGGTGGCATGACTTGGTCGAATCGGCCTCGCATGTGCACAAGGCCAAGGCCTTCGATAGTGAAACGCCTCTCTTCGTTCTTTATACTAGTGGAAGTACGGGCAAGCCCAAGGGAGTGTTACATACCAGTGGCGGGTATTTGCTGGGGACGACAATTACTTCAAAGTATGTCTTTGATCTCAGGGAGAGTGATACGTATTGGTGCACCGCAGACATTGGATGGATCACAGGACACAGCTATGTCGTCTACGGCATTCTAAGCAATGGGGGGACCAATGTTATTTACGAAGGCGCTCCCAATCAGCCCGGTCCGGACCGATTTTGGTCCATCGTGGATCGCCATAAAGTGACGATCTTCTATACTGCGCCGACGGCCATTCGGGCTTTCATGAAATGGGGCGACGATCATATCAAAAAGCACGATTTGAGTTCCTTACGATTGCTTGGTTCGGTAGGAGAACCCATCAACCCCGAGGCCTGGAAGTGGTATCACAAAGTCATTGGAGGAGGTCGTTGCCCGATTGTGGACACTTGGTGGCAGACGGAAACGGGCGGGATTATGATCACAACACTCCCAGGAGCCGTTTACTCGAAGCCTGGATCCGCTGGTCTGCCCTTTTTCGGGGTGGTTCCGAAGGTATTCAATGACGCCGGCAAGGAGGTTCGCAAAGGCACCAGCGGCAAGCTGGTATTGACTGAACCTTGGCCCAGTATGCTCCGTACTTTGTACGGTGACAACAAACGGTACAAAGAAACCTATTGGAGCGAGTACGAGGGTGTTTACTTTTGCGGGGACGGCTGCCGTCAGGACAAGGATGGCTATTTTTGGATCGTCGGTCGGATTGACGATGTATTGAATGTATCAGGACACCGATTGGGAACGGCTGAGATCGAGAGTGCTCTGGTTAGCCATCATTCGGTGGCGGAGTCAGCTACGGTAGGGCGACCTCATGAGATAAAGGGCAGCGCCATCGTTTGTTTCGTCACGCTAAAAGACGGATTCAAGGGCGATGATAAGCTGAAAGCGCTGCTGCGGGCTCATGTCGGCGCAGAAATTGGACCGTTCGCCAAGCCTGACGAAATTCGGTTCGCCAAAGCCCTGCCTAAGACGCGTAGCGGAAAAATCATGCGTCGCCTGCTCAAGGACATCGCTGCCGGCAAGGAGATTCATGGCGATACCACCACTTTGGAGGATGTTGGAGTGGTGAAGCAGTTGCAGGCAAACAAGGATTAAGCGAGAAGGGAGTAAGGGCTGAAATTTTGAATCAGCCCGACTCTTTCACGCCTCATCCTTAAAAACCGGGGGTGCATTCTCTTGTAAAAGGTGATAAGGGAAGGAAATGGGTTCCAGAGGACAGTCAGCGAATCTGAAAAGCGGATTCAGTGTATTTGAGATCATTGGGGTAATGGCGGTGATCGCGATCATCATGACTATGCTAGTGATGTCATTGGGCGGCATACGCCCGGCGGCGGACAGCAAGGCGGCTCAGTCGGAGATTATATTGATTCAGCAGGCTTTGGAGGCTTATAAGTCCCGCTTTGGCGAGTATCCCAAGAAGGTAACCGTAGGCGGTTCTAATCCTTCGATGGAGGTGATTTTGTTCAACGCCCTCATGGGTACATTGGCTTCCAACGGGAAGCTAGGCAATTTCAGTTCGGTGCTCGATCGAAACAATCTAAGTTTCGCGACAACTAATTTTCCTTTAGTGGGCGTTACGCCTGCTCTGGCCGATAATCAACTTCTCGACCCCTGGGGGGTCCCTTACCAGTATCGCTATGATCCTGTAGATGCGAGTTGGGAAAATTTCAGCTATGTTTTGTTTTCAGCGGGGCCCAATGGAATTTACACGGACGTGACTGCTGAGGGGCAAATAAATGAAAGTGGTGCAGGAAACCAGGACAACATCTACGCTGAGTAGAGCGGGGGAATTCTGGTATCATTGAAATGACGAAAAGATCCAAAAGGAAAGGGTTTACACTGATCGAGCTTGTGGTCGTGCTCTCAATCATGGTGATTTTAGCGACGCTGGGGATCGTTGGCTACCAGTCCAGTTTTCCTCCAGGAGTGATCAGCGCGGCCAGAAATGAATTTCACGGAATGCTGCGTTTCGCCCGACAGCAGGCGATCACGCAAGGCAGCAATTCGATACTGATCGTAAACTACGAAAAAGCGGATACAGAGAAATTTCTCCGCTATATCGGTGTGATTGTAGAGGATGAATACAATTCTGGAAACTGGAACGCCGCTCATTCAGGCGTCTACCTACCGGAGGGTGTATTTTTCGTTCCGCAGATCGTAGATAGCGCTACCGATGGTTTTTCGTTCGACGCGGCATGGCCAGCGGATGGTGCGGATCCAGACATTAGAAGCCAGTACAATTGCAGTAACGTCGTGGCTTCTCCAAACGCAATTGGAGCGATCGAGTATCCTGTTAATATGACCATTTCCCTCGACGCGTCGACCGGCGACGAGCAAGACTGGATCGGTTTCCAATTCGGCCCCGATGGCCGGGTGAAGGGGGTGGACTTCAGTGCGTGTAGCGCGGGAGATGGTTCTCAAAGCAATCATATCATCTTGGGAACCGCGCGGCGCTTGTCGGAAACGGCTTTGCGTTTCGAAAAAAGCGAGAACGCGCTGGGAATTATCCTCCGAAGAAATGGGGTGAGCTATGCAGTGAACGATACTGATGCGATGTAAGATGAAAAGAAAACTGGTATCCGCATTTACACTTCTAGAGACAGTGCTCGCGTTGGCAGTATTTGCGATCGTGGTTGTGCCTGCTATCGGTTTGGTGGCTTTGTCTTACCGGAACACGAGCACTGAATTAGCGGCCCCGAACGCCGTGGAGATCAAGTCGTTACTAGAACTGGAGTTAAGAGGTGCGGAGGTGATTGATGCCGGTGCTGGGCCTGGGGGCACGGACTTGATTTACAATGTCTTCCATAACAGTTTTCTGGATAGCGATGTGATTTTCTACGGTTCCAAGGATTTCCAAGAGCTGGAACAAAACGGAGCCGGAATGAGTGACGACGAAAAGTACTATAAGGTGAGCGTTTCGGTTCCGGTGGACTACGTTTACGACCCTGACGACGCCTATCGCGTTTTTCTCTTTAATATCATATGGCCTGCCTATGTGGAAGGAACAGGTGGGGTTTTTGTCGACAATGAAGACAACGCCGAAGGGCTGCGTCAAATGGTGCTACCTACTGTATTGAGAAAATGACCTCAGGACGGAAAGCATTTACGCTCATCGAGTTGGTAGTCGCGCTGGGGATAACGGCGGTGATTGGCTACTTCTTTGTTTCGATAGGGCGGGACTTTACTATTGCGTGGGACAATGTGGGAAATTCCGTAGCTCGCGAAACCGAGGCCCGCGGGGCCCTAGATGCCATAACCCGAGATTTTGAATCCGCCTTTTTCCGGGAAGGTTCAGATGTGATGTTTGCGATCGACGTATTGAACGGCAACTCAAATGCCGGTGCAAAGTGGAAGGCCGGCTCTGCTGAGCGACCCTCAGCCGATGGATTCGATGCGACGAACCATGAGTATGGCTGGGCAGGGTGCTGGGTTCGGCTCATCTGCGCTTCACCCTCACTCAATGCCGTAGGATACCAAATCATTCGATCGACGATTAAAGACACGATTGGGCTTCCACGTTACATGCTTTATCGAAATGTCGTTACGGTCGAAGATACCGTTGATAATTCTATCAGCAGCGGTTTCGATCTAACCTCGGCGGTCTACACAACCAATGGGGATGTTATCACTCCAGAGCGACCGAATATCCTCGCGGTCAATGTAGTGGACTTCGGAGCTCGACTCTATGTGTACGAAGATCCGGCAACGGATTCCAGCCTCGATGATGCCCCGGATGGGCTGAGGCTGATTTTTCCTGCTGACGCTTCCAGTCGGTTAGAGACTACGATCCCGACGGGACTTTGGCATCGGGCAAACACCTTTCTCGGGACGACTTATGAGAATAGATATCCTGACATAGTTGAAATATTCATACGGATTCTGGATGAAAAGGGCGCTAGCGAGTTGTCGGCGATGGAGGAAAGCGGCTTGAACGATCAGTGGGAAGAGATCGTCGCCGATAATTCAAAGTTGTACCGGCGCTTTATAGCGGTGCGTGGAAAGGGAGGTCTTTAGAATGCCAAGGGTTCGCAAGCTCCATGAGAAGAGAGGCTTCGCTCTCATTCTAGTTTTCTCTTTAGCGGCAATTATTCTGCTTTTGAGTTTGTCTCTGGTTTCGCTAACTCAGATTGAAACCGCATCCAGCCGATACGACCAAGGTATGCACCTCGCGCGGGCGAATGCACGATTGGCCTTAGACATGGCGATTGGCGACTTGCAAGAGTTTACCGGTCCTGACCAGCGAATCACGGCGACGGCAGATGGGGCTCGATCCGGCGCCTATATCGACGACAGCTTTAACGATGCGACCGACCCCGCAATGAACGGGGTTTATCAGCCGTTTTGGACGGGGGTTTGGAATAATGACAACTCGAATGACAATCCCGTTTGGCTCGTAACGCGACCGCTGGACGCGACATATGCTCTAGATAGTGGCACCCAGGAAGCCGATCCTTTTGTGAGCGATTATGGGGCTGGCAAGCCACTGGTTAAACTGGTTGGGGCTGATTCCGCCAAGCCCGAAAATCCGGGGACTGGGCAGGATGAGTACGACATTTATGTGCCTAAAGAGCTTGTGGCCTCTAATGAAATCGTTGGTTTGGCAGCGTCCGAAGAATCGACTGTAGGGCACTACGCCTACTGGGTGGGTGATAATGGAGTGAAAGCGAGTTACCTGCTCGAAGACATCGTTCCTGAGGTGCTTCACGACATCTATGACAGTGGTGGGGCGATCTATGAAAACCGCAGGCTCAGCCAGATGGCGGCCCATCGCTACTTTTTGGAGATGGAAAGCCTTTCAGCGAGCCCCCGACTGATGAACGCGACCGACTTAAGGCTGAGCACCATCGTCAGCGAGTTCGCGATCAGCGAAGAAATCGACTCGGGAGATTCTTTGTTAGGCAGTTTCACGCACAATGACGTGCTGCGTCGGTATCACGATTTCAGCGGTCTTTCGAAAGGACTCCTCGTTGACACGGCTCGCGGTGGTTTGAAGGAAGACTTGTCAAATATCCACAGAGTCATTACTGGAGTTTCAGGCGTGGACGATTTGGTGAACAACTACTTGATGCCTTACCTGAATGTTTCTGACATTCCGACGACTTCGCCCACCAACTTGAGGCGAGCCTATTCGATTGCCCCGAAGAACACTACGTTTGGGGGGGGTGGACCCACGCCAACCATCGCACCTTTGATTACGGAATTTTGGATGGTGATCAAGCTGTCGGCTCCGGAATTAGGGGTCGGGGACGATGACATCGAAAAGCAACAGAGCGATATTTACGGCCAATTTGGGGTCATAGTCGCACTTTGGAATCCCTATACGAGCCGAATCAATGGAGACGAATTACGGATTCGAATCGAAAACCCGCACGCAGACGGACTCGTGGTGAACTACTACGACAACTGGGTTTCTGGTGATCCTCCCACTGTGGGCCATGAGATACCAAATTTTGGATTGGAAGACGTAATGGATGGCGTATCTGAATTTACTTTAGACACGTCAGGAACTTGGTGGGAGCCCGGCGAGGTACGCACCTTTCGGGGATCTTACCTCCCGGTACTGGGAAACCCGGGAGCAGGCATTTTGGATCTGACTACGGGAACTGAGATCCCACCAGACGCTTTCTATAATTACCAGATACCAGAGCTATCTAAGCCAGCAACTAAATTTAAGAGTTTCGATGACGTTTACGCATCTGACAAATTAGAACTGGTGGGCCCGGCTTGGACTCCGGAAATTTCGTTGAGGACAAGTGATGGGGACGAACTTTATCAGTTTATTTTGGACGGTGTATCTTTCTATGAAATGAGAAGTTCTCCAAATCGTGTCCAACCGGCACAGCGCCATTTGTCGTACATTTGGAAGCTACGAAACCCAGATTCCTCTTGGACGAATTATGATCCCCGTTCCGGTTCAATCACGGCGGATGTCATTGTGGACAATTTTGACGGAGCGGATCCAATTCCTGGGTACTCGGCATTTTCAATGGCCCAATTTGAGTTTCCCGGAGCGGATGCACCTTACTATGAAGGTGTTAAGGAGTCAACCTTCGACCTCATAGGCTACAACGTGGACGGTTCGATCGAAAACAATATCCCTCTTTTCGAGCTTCCGCGTCAGGAATACCTCTCGCTCGCCGGATTGCAGATGGCGGAGTTTCCATCGGAGGTAAAAGCCCACTTGGGGGCTTCAATTGCGAGCATCAATCCGACCACTTCGATCAACGACGTCTTCGATCGATTCTTCCTTTCAACGGTGCCCCAATCCGGATCGACGACTTGGATGGTAGGAGATCCGCTGCCGAATAGTCGGATGGAGCCGGC
Coding sequences within it:
- the rho gene encoding transcription termination factor Rho; its protein translation is MADENENNNEQTVQVEGVLEVTKKKTGQLLDLSKNGRQRPTDPFIPKELIRRFKLRTGNYIIAQATADPRFQNPKVRYIDTVDGLTVDERRKKLDFMQLTTITPEEQIKLETTKDLMTTRAMDLFCPLGKGTRGIIVAPPRTGKTTLLTHIAQGIKANHPDIQIFILLIDERPEEVTDFRRNIDGEVWASSNDEDLPSHLRVADLCIERAKRQVEVGNDVVILMDSITRLARAHNSAKKSGRTMSGGLDIRALEKPRQIFAAARNTEEEGSLTIVASALIETGSRMDDMIFQEFKGTGNMEMVLDRKVAEMRLYPAMNIASSGTRREELLIPEDVLDGIHFFRRALVQQKTEDATETMLTRLSKTDSNQDLLDLISR
- the acs gene encoding acetate--CoA ligase yields the protein MANKITSIAQEDEKFPPSQEFRKQAAIQSLAEYKRLYSESVKNPEKFWNTQAKDLLLWRKPWKQILKWKESHAKWFVGGKLNVCENCVDRHLGTPRENKAALIYEGEPGDQKTLTYRQLHTEICKFSNALESLGIRKGDRVAIYMPMVAEAVVAMLSCARIGAVHTVIFGGFSSESIKDRVNDCAAKLVITADGGWRRGKIIDLKVNVNQALKGCPSVESVITLKRTANRVHMKKGRDFWWHDLVESASHVHKAKAFDSETPLFVLYTSGSTGKPKGVLHTSGGYLLGTTITSKYVFDLRESDTYWCTADIGWITGHSYVVYGILSNGGTNVIYEGAPNQPGPDRFWSIVDRHKVTIFYTAPTAIRAFMKWGDDHIKKHDLSSLRLLGSVGEPINPEAWKWYHKVIGGGRCPIVDTWWQTETGGIMITTLPGAVYSKPGSAGLPFFGVVPKVFNDAGKEVRKGTSGKLVLTEPWPSMLRTLYGDNKRYKETYWSEYEGVYFCGDGCRQDKDGYFWIVGRIDDVLNVSGHRLGTAEIESALVSHHSVAESATVGRPHEIKGSAIVCFVTLKDGFKGDDKLKALLRAHVGAEIGPFAKPDEIRFAKALPKTRSGKIMRRLLKDIAAGKEIHGDTTTLEDVGVVKQLQANKD
- a CDS encoding prepilin-type N-terminal cleavage/methylation domain-containing protein: MTKRSKRKGFTLIELVVVLSIMVILATLGIVGYQSSFPPGVISAARNEFHGMLRFARQQAITQGSNSILIVNYEKADTEKFLRYIGVIVEDEYNSGNWNAAHSGVYLPEGVFFVPQIVDSATDGFSFDAAWPADGADPDIRSQYNCSNVVASPNAIGAIEYPVNMTISLDASTGDEQDWIGFQFGPDGRVKGVDFSACSAGDGSQSNHIILGTARRLSETALRFEKSENALGIILRRNGVSYAVNDTDAM
- a CDS encoding type IV pilus modification PilV family protein; translated protein: MKRKLVSAFTLLETVLALAVFAIVVVPAIGLVALSYRNTSTELAAPNAVEIKSLLELELRGAEVIDAGAGPGGTDLIYNVFHNSFLDSDVIFYGSKDFQELEQNGAGMSDDEKYYKVSVSVPVDYVYDPDDAYRVFLFNIIWPAYVEGTGGVFVDNEDNAEGLRQMVLPTVLRK
- a CDS encoding prepilin-type N-terminal cleavage/methylation domain-containing protein, coding for MTSGRKAFTLIELVVALGITAVIGYFFVSIGRDFTIAWDNVGNSVARETEARGALDAITRDFESAFFREGSDVMFAIDVLNGNSNAGAKWKAGSAERPSADGFDATNHEYGWAGCWVRLICASPSLNAVGYQIIRSTIKDTIGLPRYMLYRNVVTVEDTVDNSISSGFDLTSAVYTTNGDVITPERPNILAVNVVDFGARLYVYEDPATDSSLDDAPDGLRLIFPADASSRLETTIPTGLWHRANTFLGTTYENRYPDIVEIFIRILDEKGASELSAMEESGLNDQWEEIVADNSKLYRRFIAVRGKGGL